The Prionailurus viverrinus isolate Anna chromosome B1, UM_Priviv_1.0, whole genome shotgun sequence genome includes the window CATCAAAGTAGAACCTTTTATTGTCCACTCTGAAAGAAGTCCCCTCTGGGAGTTCAAGTGGGTCATCATCTCCACCTCTTCGTTCTTCTATGTCCCCTTCGCCATAGTCTTCAATTAGCTGAACCAAGGCATCACGAAACTCGATCATTCCTTGTGCTGGGAGCACAATAGTCTGTTCTTGGCCCAAACTGTGACCAAAATAACCTATCATGCCAGTCCCCCGCATCATGGTTTGTCTAATTCTTAGGAAGCGACCCCGCTGATTTTCCTTTAGGTCTAGATAGTATTTCCTATTGTCCCTCTCTATGTAGTCTGTTTTGAGGACACTATGAGGGTGCTCTTCGGACCCTACAGAGACTGGTGGGGAGGGTGCCGAGTGCTTCTGTCTCCTCCTGGACGCTTGCTCTTTGCCGTGGCCATGCTCCTGTCGGTGGCCTTTCAGGCCCAGGTGGGCGTAATGCTCGATGAAGTCCCCTAGACAGTCCTTCAGCTCCGCTGccacagacagggacagagtCAGTTTACTCTTTCTGATATTGTCCTGCCGGCCTCTCCCTATCCAGACTTCAGCTATCTTTAGGAACCGGCCCCGGGAGCTTTGCTTCACGTCTAGGTAAAACCTCTTTTTCTGGATGTCCACTCGTTTGGAGGCCAGCTCCTGGATTTCGGCTGCACCCCCAGCCTGATTAGGGGTGGCTGAGGCCGCGTAGTGGGGGTAGTGGGAGTGCTGGGCCTGGGGATAGAGTCTACTCTTGCTTAGGCCAGAGCCCCCTACATTCTTGCCGCcgcggccgcggccgccgccgcctccccttCGCCTGGCTCTTTCCATCTTCAGCTGCAAGTGACAAACAGAcacacggggtggggtgggggaggggtgttgagAACAATCGCAGACGCCCCTCGGCCTGCGCTGCCCCCGCCTCCGCCCGGGACCCCCACACCGGGCCGCGGTGCACGGCGCCCGCCGCCGCAGCGCCCGGCTCCCGCCTCTGCCCGACCGTCGGCGGCGACAGGCGGCGTCTCCCGGCTCCGCACCGCGCACACAGCATCCCTCCGCCGCCCCGGCCTCCCGCTCGCCGCCGGGCCGCCGGCCTCAGGCTCGGCAGCCCCGGGGTCCCCAGCCAGTAAACACTCACATCGACACTGCCATCACCGCCGCTACCGATGCCCTTCAcgaccgccgccgccgccagctcTCGGCCCCTCTGCTGCAGCCGCCGCAGCCGCTGCCCCCCGCCAactcccccgccgccgccgccgctcgcaCCGTCCCCCGCCGGAGCAGCCGGGCAGGGGCATCGCCTGcggcgcccgccgccgccgccgcccctccTGCGGCCGCTGCGGGGGCCGCCGCCTCTCTTCGGGCACCGGCCCGATACCCGccgggaggggagtgggggggtggcggcggggggcgggccgTGGACCCCGCCTCCTCCAGCACAGCCCGCTGAAGGGAAGAGAAGGTCTCGCGCTCTTCCTCGGGGCGCGCCCTGACCGAAGCCCGGCGCGCGGAGATGGACTATGAGTGCGAGGTGACTGGACAGGTGTGAAGA containing:
- the PURG gene encoding purine-rich element-binding protein gamma isoform X1, which gives rise to MERARRRGGGGGRGRGGKNVGGSGLSKSRLYPQAQHSHYPHYAASATPNQAGGAAEIQELASKRVDIQKKRFYLDVKQSSRGRFLKIAEVWIGRGRQDNIRKSKLTLSLSVAAELKDCLGDFIEHYAHLGLKGHRQEHGHGKEQASRRRQKHSAPSPPVSVGSEEHPHSVLKTDYIERDNRKYYLDLKENQRGRFLRIRQTMMRGTGMIGYFGHSLGQEQTIVLPAQGMIEFRDALVQLIEDYGEGDIEERRGGDDDPLELPEGTSFRVDNKRFYFDVGSNKYGIFLKVSEVRPPYRNTITVPFKAWTRFGENFIKYEEEMRKICNSHKEKRMDGRRASGEEQECLD
- the PURG gene encoding purine-rich element-binding protein gamma isoform X2, with product MERARRRGGGGGRGRGGKNVGGSGLSKSRLYPQAQHSHYPHYAASATPNQAGGAAEIQELASKRVDIQKKRFYLDVKQSSRGRFLKIAEVWIGRGRQDNIRKSKLTLSLSVAAELKDCLGDFIEHYAHLGLKGHRQEHGHGKEQASRRRQKHSAPSPPVSVGSEEHPHSVLKTDYIERDNRKYYLDLKENQRGRFLRIRQTMMRGTGMIGYFGHSLGQEQTIVLPAQGMIEFRDALVQLIEDYGEGDIEERRGGDDDPLELPEGTSFRVDNKRFYFDVGSNKYGIFLKLKFP
- the PURG gene encoding purine-rich element-binding protein gamma isoform X3, with the translated sequence MERARRRGGGGGRGRGGKNVGGSGLSKSRLYPQAQHSHYPHYAASATPNQAGGAAEIQELASKRVDIQKKRFYLDVKQSSRGRFLKIAEVWIGRGRQDNIRKSKLTLSLSVAAELKDCLGDFIEHYAHLGLKGHRQEHGHGKEQASRRRQKHSAPSPPVSVGSEEHPHSVLKTDYIERDNRKYYLDLKENQRGRFLRIRQTMMRGTGMIGYFGHSLGQEQTIVLPAQGMIEFRDALVQLIEDYGEGDIEERRGGDDDPLELPEGTSFRVDNKRFYFDVGSNKYGIFLKLSNFPKSRENTNPFHCCQIQHKEQPYDTTKTVEE